The following proteins are co-located in the Macadamia integrifolia cultivar HAES 741 chromosome 3, SCU_Mint_v3, whole genome shotgun sequence genome:
- the LOC122074060 gene encoding bifunctional purple acid phosphatase 26 isoform X2: MLETSGVWALLFQMLLISIVFLSSVDNGSAGITSTFIRSDWPSIDIPLDSEVFAVPKGYNAPQQVHITQGDYDGKAVIISWVTPKETGSGNVQYGTSEEQYEFNAEGTVTNYTFYHYKSGYIHHCLVDGLEHNTTYYYKIGSGDSSRKFWFQTPPEIHPDASYTFGIIGDLGQTYNSLSTVEHYMQSGAQAVLFVGDLSYADDCEYNDVGIRWDSWGRFIERSVAYQPWIWSVGNHEIEYMPEMGEVVPFKQYLHRYETPYVASKSSNPLWYAIRRASAHIIILSSYSAFVKYTPQWTWLKEELTRVDREKTPWLIVLMHVPIYNSNEAHFMEGEAMQAVFESWFVHYKVDLIFAGHVHAYERSYRISNIFYNDSSCDPYPIPDKSAPVYITVGDGGNKEGLASSFTEPQPDYSAFREASYGHSTLELKNRTHAFYHWNRNDDGEKVATDTVVFHNQY; this comes from the exons ATGTTGGAGACTAGTGGAGTATGGGCCTTGTTGTTTCAGATGCTACTCatttctattgttttcttgagTTCGGTGGACAACGGGAGTGCAGGGATTACCAGTACTTTTATTCGTTCTGATTGGCCATCTATTGACATCCCTCTTGACAGTGAAGTATTTGCAGTTCCAAAGGGTTACAATGCACCACAACAA GTGCATATTACCCAAGGTGATTATGATGGAAAGGCTGTAATAATTTCATGGGTGACTCCTAAAGAGACTGGGTCCGGTAATGTGCAATATGGAACATCAGAAGAACAATATGAATTTAATGCTGAGGGGACAGTGACAAACTACACTTTTTACCATTACAAATCTGGCTACATTCATCACTGTCTTGTTGATGGCCTTGAG CACAACACCACGTACTACTACAAGATTGGGTCTGGTGATTCTTCTcggaaattttggtttcagaCGCCTCCAGAAATTCACCCAGATGCTTCTTATACTTTTGGAATCATAG GTGATTTGGGCCAAAcatataattctctctctacCGTTGAGCATTACATGCAGAGTGGAGCACAGGCTGTTTTATTTGTTGGAGATCTGTCTTATGCTGATGATTGTGAGTATAACGATGTTGGCATCCGGTGGGATTCATGGGGCCGCTTTATTGAGCGCAGTGTTGCATATCAGCCATGGATTTGGTCAGTCGGAAATCATGAAATAGAGTATATGCCTGAAATG GGAGAAGTAGTTCCTTTCAAACAATATCTACATAGATATGAAACACCATATGTGGCCTCCAAAAGCAGTAATCCACTTTGGTATGCCATTCGGCGTGCATCTGCTCATATCATCATTCTATCAAGCTATTCGGCTTTTG TGAAATACACACCTCAGTGGACGTGGCTGAAAGAAGAGCTAACAAGAGTAGACAGAGAGAAGACGCCATGGCTTATTGTCCTTATGCATGTACCAATCTATAACAGTAATGAAGCCCACTTCATGGAGGGTGAAGCTATGCAAGCAGTATTTGAGAGTTGGTTTGTCCATTACAAAGTTGATCTCATCTTTGCTGGCCATGTCCATGCCTATGAAAGATCG TACCGCATCTCTAATATATTCTACAATGATTCAAGTTGTGACCCTTATCCTATACCTGACAAATCAGCTCCTGTATATATAACTGTTGGAGATGGAGGAAATAAGGAAGGTCTTGCTTCAAG TTTTACGGAACCACAACCAGATTATTCTGCATTCAGAGAAGCCAGTTATGGACATTCCACACTGGAGTTGAAGAACAGAACACATGCATTCTACCATTGGAACCGCAATGATGATGGGGAAAAAGTGGCAACTGACACTGTTGTATTCCACAATCAATACTG A
- the LOC122074060 gene encoding bifunctional purple acid phosphatase 26 isoform X1, producing MLETSGVWALLFQMLLISIVFLSSVDNGSAGITSTFIRSDWPSIDIPLDSEVFAVPKGYNAPQQVHITQGDYDGKAVIISWVTPKETGSGNVQYGTSEEQYEFNAEGTVTNYTFYHYKSGYIHHCLVDGLEHNTTYYYKIGSGDSSRKFWFQTPPEIHPDASYTFGIIGDLGQTYNSLSTVEHYMQSGAQAVLFVGDLSYADDCEYNDVGIRWDSWGRFIERSVAYQPWIWSVGNHEIEYMPEMGEVVPFKQYLHRYETPYVASKSSNPLWYAIRRASAHIIILSSYSAFVKYTPQWTWLKEELTRVDREKTPWLIVLMHVPIYNSNEAHFMEGEAMQAVFESWFVHYKVDLIFAGHVHAYERSYRISNIFYNDSSCDPYPIPDKSAPVYITVGDGGNKEGLASSFTEPQPDYSAFREASYGHSTLELKNRTHAFYHWNRNDDGEKVATDTVVFHNQYWASNLQMRLKKSHLRTADGSIAYY from the exons ATGTTGGAGACTAGTGGAGTATGGGCCTTGTTGTTTCAGATGCTACTCatttctattgttttcttgagTTCGGTGGACAACGGGAGTGCAGGGATTACCAGTACTTTTATTCGTTCTGATTGGCCATCTATTGACATCCCTCTTGACAGTGAAGTATTTGCAGTTCCAAAGGGTTACAATGCACCACAACAA GTGCATATTACCCAAGGTGATTATGATGGAAAGGCTGTAATAATTTCATGGGTGACTCCTAAAGAGACTGGGTCCGGTAATGTGCAATATGGAACATCAGAAGAACAATATGAATTTAATGCTGAGGGGACAGTGACAAACTACACTTTTTACCATTACAAATCTGGCTACATTCATCACTGTCTTGTTGATGGCCTTGAG CACAACACCACGTACTACTACAAGATTGGGTCTGGTGATTCTTCTcggaaattttggtttcagaCGCCTCCAGAAATTCACCCAGATGCTTCTTATACTTTTGGAATCATAG GTGATTTGGGCCAAAcatataattctctctctacCGTTGAGCATTACATGCAGAGTGGAGCACAGGCTGTTTTATTTGTTGGAGATCTGTCTTATGCTGATGATTGTGAGTATAACGATGTTGGCATCCGGTGGGATTCATGGGGCCGCTTTATTGAGCGCAGTGTTGCATATCAGCCATGGATTTGGTCAGTCGGAAATCATGAAATAGAGTATATGCCTGAAATG GGAGAAGTAGTTCCTTTCAAACAATATCTACATAGATATGAAACACCATATGTGGCCTCCAAAAGCAGTAATCCACTTTGGTATGCCATTCGGCGTGCATCTGCTCATATCATCATTCTATCAAGCTATTCGGCTTTTG TGAAATACACACCTCAGTGGACGTGGCTGAAAGAAGAGCTAACAAGAGTAGACAGAGAGAAGACGCCATGGCTTATTGTCCTTATGCATGTACCAATCTATAACAGTAATGAAGCCCACTTCATGGAGGGTGAAGCTATGCAAGCAGTATTTGAGAGTTGGTTTGTCCATTACAAAGTTGATCTCATCTTTGCTGGCCATGTCCATGCCTATGAAAGATCG TACCGCATCTCTAATATATTCTACAATGATTCAAGTTGTGACCCTTATCCTATACCTGACAAATCAGCTCCTGTATATATAACTGTTGGAGATGGAGGAAATAAGGAAGGTCTTGCTTCAAG TTTTACGGAACCACAACCAGATTATTCTGCATTCAGAGAAGCCAGTTATGGACATTCCACACTGGAGTTGAAGAACAGAACACATGCATTCTACCATTGGAACCGCAATGATGATGGGGAAAAAGTGGCAACTGACACTGTTGTATTCCACAATCAATACTG GGCAAGCAATCTCCAGATGAGACTGAAGAAAAGCCATCTCAGGACTGCCGATGGTAGCATTGCATATTATTGA